From the Manis javanica isolate MJ-LG chromosome 13, MJ_LKY, whole genome shotgun sequence genome, one window contains:
- the COL10A1 gene encoding collagen alpha-1(X) chain produces MELLFFVFQNRAENMLPQTALLLLMSLNLAYGVFYAERYQTPTGIKGPLPNTKTQFFIPYAIKSKGIPVRGEQGIPGPPGPSGPRGHPGPSGPPGKPGYGNPGPQGEPGLPGPPGPTTSGKPGLPGHQGKPGERGPHGPKGDIGPAGLPGPQGPPGPPGIPGPAGISVPGKPGQQGPIGAPGPRGFPGEKGTPGVPGMSGQKGETGYGAPGRPGERGLPGPHGPMGQSGSPGVGKKGENGLPGQPGIKGDQGFPGERGPRGQPGPQGPPGEQGPEGTGKPGAPGAPGQPGVPGMKGCPGAPGMAGPPGAPGIGKPGLPGLKGQRGPVGLPGIPGAKGEQGPAGHPGKPGLTGPTGNMGPQGPKGIPGSHGIPGPKGEMGPAGTAGQPGVKGESGSSGLPGKPGLPGEPGINGPKGNPGLPGPKGDPGLRGPPGLPGPVGPVGAKGVPGYSGEAGPRGAPGIPGTRGPIGPPGIPGFPGTKGHPGTPGPPGPAGIATKGLNGPTGPPGPPGPRGHTGEPGLPGPPGPPGPPGQAVQSEGFIKASQRPLVSANLGVTGMPVSAFTAILSKAYPAIGTPIPFDKILYNTQQHYDSRTGLFTCRIPGIYYFSYHVHVKGTHAWVGLYKNGTPIMYTYDEYAKGYLDQASGSAIIDLTENDQVWLQLPNAESNGLYSSEYVHSSFSGFLVAPM; encoded by the exons atggaattattattttttgtttttcagaatcgAGCTGAGAACATGCTGCCCCAAACAGCCCTTTTGCTGCTAATGTCCTTGAACTTGGCTTATGGAGTATTTTATGCTGAGCGATACCAAACACCTACTGGTATAAAAGGCCCACTGCCCAACACGAAGACACAGTTTTTCATTCCCTATGCCATAAAGAGCAAAG GTATACCAGTAAGAGGAGAGCAAGGTATTCCTGGCCCACCAGGCCCATCTGGACCTCGAGGGCACCCTGGTCCATCTGGACCACCAGGGAAACCAGGCTATGGGAATCCTGGTCCCCAAGGAGAGCCAGGCTTGCCAGGACCACCAGGACCAACAACTAGTGGGAAACCAGGTCTGCCAGGGCACCAGggaaagccaggagagagaggaCCACATGGACCAAAAGGAGATATTGGACCAGCTGGTTTACCGGGACCACAGGGCCCACCAGGGCCACCTGGAATCCCTGGTCCAGCTGGAATTTCTGTTCCAGGAAAACCTGGACAACAGGGACCTATAGGAGCCCCAGGACCCAGGGGCTTTCCTGGAGAAAAGGGTACACCAGGGGTCCCTGGTATGAGTGGCCAGAAAGGGGAAACAGGCTATGGTGCACCTGGCCGCCCAGGTGAGAGGGGCCTTCCAGGCCCTCATGGTCCCATGGGACAATCTGGCTCTCCGGGAGtgggaaaaaaaggtgaaaatggTCTTCCGGGACAACCAGGAATCAAAGGTGATCAGGGTTTCCCAGGAGAAAGAGGACCAAGGGGCCAACCAGGTCCCCAAGGTCCTCCAGGGGAGCAAGGACCAGAAGGTACTGGAAAGCCAGGAGCTCCTGGGGCCCCAGGCCAGCCGGGagttccagggatgaaaggatgccCTGGGGCTCCAGGAATGGCTGGGCCCCCAGGGGCTCCTGGCATTGGGAAACCAGGATTGCCAGGCCTAAAGGGACAAAGAGGTCCTGTCGGACTTCCAGGGATTCCAGGTGCCAAGGGGGAACAGGGCCCAGCAGGCCATCCTGGGAAGCCAGGTCTTACTGGGCCCACTGGAAATATGGGGCCCCAAGGACCGAAAGGCATCCCTGGGAGCCATGGGATTCCAGGCCCCAAAGGCGAGATGGGGCCAGCTGGGACTGCAGGGCAACCTGGGGTGAAGGGAGAAAGTGGCTCCTCTGGGCTACCAGGGAAGCCAGGACTCCCAGGAGAACCAGGTATCAATGGACCCAAGGGTAACCCAGGGTTACCAGGGCCAAAAGGTGATCCTGGACTTAGAGGACCTCCTGGTCTTCCAGGCCCTGTGGGCCCAGTGGGAGCTAAGGGAGTACCTGGATACAGTGGTGAGGCTGGGCCAAGAGGGGCCCCTGGAATACCAGGCACCAGAGGTCCTATTGGGCCACCAGGCATTCCAGGATTCCCTGGAACTAAAGGCCACCCAGGAACTCCCGGTCCTCCTGGTCCAGCTGGCATAGCAACTAAGGGTCTCAATGGACCCACAGGGCCACCAGGGCCTCCAGGTCCCAGAGGCCACACTGGGGAGCCTGGCCTCCCAGGGCCCCCAGGACCCCCTGGTCCCCCAGGCCAAGCAGTCCAGTCTGAGGGCTTTATAAAGGCCAGCCAAAGGCCTCTTGTCAGTGCCAACCTGGGAGTAACAGGAATGCCTGTGTCTGCTTTCACTGCTATTCTCTCCAAAGCTTACCCAGCTATAGGTACCCCCATCCCATTTGATAAGATTTTGTATAACACACAACAGCATTATGACTCAAGAACCGGTCTCTTTACCTGCAGGATACCTGGAATATACTATTTTTCCTACCATGTGCATGTGAAAGGGACCCACGCGTGGGTGGGCTTGTATAAGAATGGCACTCCCATCATGTACACTTATGATGAATACGCCAAAGGCTACCTGGATCAGGCCTCAGGGAGTGCCATAATCGATCTCACAGAGAACGACCAGGTGTGGCTCCAGCTGCCCAATGCTGAGTCAAACGGGCTGTACTCCTCTGAGTATGTCCActcatctttctcaggattcttAGTGGCTCCAATGTGA